Proteins found in one Zea mays cultivar B73 chromosome 1, Zm-B73-REFERENCE-NAM-5.0, whole genome shotgun sequence genomic segment:
- the LOC103644949 gene encoding uncharacterized protein gives MSQGRARGTSGALRRELGAWAGVVTEKSSDLLHVAWSSRRPAPCIKQARRLVPSPSRAPPLPVDEHDALLHLHPPAAQLLARCRSSLLLLHSVDHRHVLVAGHPSSLLAVCSSFPACSSSPSALGYGVRPCSSARLVHACLLAAIGSGPGRRRARSFGTSSCSDQFRTSPSMELLADHRPQSCLGPPVLAKFSLSHAVGRLPAPHANVLCIAAGVRLAACASCIELVRPWRSLPSRSLAPRTVIAMFTSNRSFVVSQTVSWDSTVFGRRLARQGVFHIEA, from the exons ATGAGCCAGGGGCGAGCGCGGGGTACTAGCGGGGCtttaagaagggagctgggcgcgtgggcgggcgtcgtgactGAGAAATCCAGCGAT CTTCTCCACGTCGCCTGGAGCAGCAGGCGCCCAGCTCCTTGCATCAAGCAAGCCCGGCGGCTAGTTCCCTCTCCCAGCCGAGCTCCTCCCCTTCCAGTAGATGAGCACGACGCCCTCCTTCATCTCCATCCCCCAGCTGCTCAGCTCCTAGCTAGGTGCCGCTCCTCCCTACTCCTACTTCATTCGGTCGACCACCGCCACGTCCTGGTGGCCGGGCATCCTTCCTCACTGTTGGCCGTGTGCAGCTCCTTCCCTGCCTGCTCGAGCTCGCCCTCAGCTCTCGGCTATGGAGTTCGCCCCTGCTCCTCTGCACGCCTCGTCCACGCATGCCTCCTGGCCGCGATCGGCTCTGGCCCAGGCCGCCGTCGCGCCCGGAGTTTTGGCACGTCTTCCTGCTCAGACCAATTTCGCACCTCACCATCCATGGAGCTGCTCGCCGACCACCGCCCACAGTCGTGCCTAGGTCCGCCCGTTCTTGCCAAATTCTCCCTCAGTCATGCTGTTGGTCGCCTTCCTGCTCCCCACGCCAACGTCCTGTGCATCGCCGCCGGAGTTCGACTTGCTGCTTGTGCGAGCTGTATCGAGCTCGTCCGACCATGGCGCTCACTCCCCAGCCGTTCTCTTGCTCCTCGCACCGTGATTGCCATGTTCACTAGCAACCGCAGTTTCGTCGTGTCGCAAACCGTGAGCTGGGACTCCACCGTCTTCGGCCGTCGACTAGCTCGCCAAGGCGTTTTTCACATTGAAGCATAG